In Capnocytophaga sp. oral taxon 878, one genomic interval encodes:
- a CDS encoding ParA family protein, whose product MNVLVNLNHKGGVGKTTNTIHIGAELMNRGYKVLLIDADNQCDLTVGIGVKESRYTIQNFLNCEQGYRVATVSENFHVLAGHPNFHANRYNRLALGKAINHYNLAGFYDFILVDVPPTGINPEATSPAELALCACNYFFVPLQADMFSIKNINAFLGRVLEMRKYNPNMKFLGMYFSNVLTTTSVFKEYYQMLQEQAPDNLFTTYIRRDTEVVKAAILGQTIFEYNEKCRASDDFKSLVSEILSRIEKI is encoded by the coding sequence ATGAATGTATTAGTAAATTTAAACCACAAAGGAGGGGTAGGAAAAACTACCAATACTATTCATATAGGCGCAGAGCTTATGAATAGGGGCTATAAAGTTTTATTGATTGATGCAGACAATCAATGTGATTTAACAGTAGGCATAGGGGTAAAAGAAAGCCGGTATACAATACAAAATTTTTTGAATTGTGAACAAGGTTATAGGGTAGCTACAGTGTCTGAAAATTTTCATGTTCTTGCTGGACATCCTAATTTTCATGCAAACAGGTATAACCGATTAGCTTTGGGTAAGGCTATAAATCATTATAACCTTGCAGGTTTTTATGATTTTATTCTTGTTGATGTACCGCCTACAGGTATTAATCCTGAAGCTACATCGCCCGCAGAGCTGGCTTTGTGCGCTTGTAATTACTTTTTTGTACCTTTGCAGGCCGATATGTTTTCAATTAAAAATATAAACGCTTTTTTAGGTAGGGTGCTTGAAATGAGAAAATACAATCCTAACATGAAGTTTTTAGGTATGTATTTTAGTAATGTACTTACTACCACAAGCGTGTTTAAAGAATATTACCAAATGTTACAAGAACAGGCTCCTGATAATCTTTTTACTACTTATATTCGTAGAGATACTGAAGTGGTAAAAGCTGCTATTTTAGGACAAACTATCTTTGAATATAACGAGAAGTGTCGAGCGAGTGATGATTTTAAAAGTTTGGTAAGTGAAATTTTAAGTAGAATTGAAAAAATATAA